In the genome of Aureimonas sp. OT7, one region contains:
- a CDS encoding DUF883 family protein, translating to MSSINPSESTKTDPAEGDLEAQVKRLREDLAEVAETLKGLAGNRASNARDQAFALKNDIKETGEQYFRQAQETVGELEEQLSERVRSEPLKSVLIAAAIGYFYARIFKN from the coding sequence ATGTCGAGCATCAACCCCAGCGAATCCACGAAAACTGACCCGGCCGAGGGCGATCTGGAAGCGCAGGTGAAGCGGTTGCGCGAAGATCTCGCGGAGGTCGCCGAAACGCTGAAGGGCCTTGCCGGAAACCGCGCCAGCAACGCGCGCGATCAGGCTTTCGCCCTGAAGAACGACATCAAGGAAACCGGGGAGCAATATTTCCGGCAGGCGCAGGAGACGGTCGGCGAGCTGGAAGAGCAGCTCAGCGAGCGGGTTCGCTCCGAGCCGCTGAAATCCGTCCTGATCGCCGCCGCGATCGGATATTTCTACGCTCGCATCTTCAAAAACTGA
- a CDS encoding efflux RND transporter permease subunit, which translates to MSGGRVRDGVTKFTSLFIRRPVLTLVLNLLIVVAGLAALQSVEIRELPNVDRPVITVSTTFESASPEAVDRQVTSEVESAVARVPGIVSISSTSRLGNSRVVIEFSSSTDLNVAASDVTNAVAAIANRLPDDADEPRIVKADADADAMMRLAVLSPHMRIEDMTDLVDDQIANRIAAVEGVAEVTLTGERERQVYIDIRPDELATRGLTLGDLSNALANASMDVPAGALESATQKLVVRADASLADPASFANVMLDRKTRLSDVANIRFGPDEASSKLRVNGQTGIGLDIVRQAGASTIAISEGVRAAAEELNAGFSDGTRVVVISDEAVFINGSIHEVELTLALAVLIVVAVIYLFLLSMRATLIPTVTIPIALIGVVACIYLAGFSINIITLLALVLATGLVVDDAIIVLENIVRRRDMGLTPQAAAVVGTREVFFAVISTTATLAAVFVPISFLPGVAGGLFREFGFVLALAVTLSSFIALTLCPMLASRIIGTRKEETAPGRFKRGTMAIGNRLAGLYARLLRLSLRFPLIVVAVSVVFAGIAALAYRNIPQQLTPAEDRGTVLMMISAPQSASLDYLDAQMRRVEAVVMPYVEHGEATSVYARIGIFTGNSAFMVMPLTGWNHRERSQQQIADELNAAFAEIPGVQARVIQPNSLGIRGGGRGLQFALTGISYDVLSDTAERLRDAMAEDGRWGRVQLAYDTTQPQLSVAIDRERASDLGIDIDGLATAVQALLDGREIGTTFVDDRSVPIRLVSSAVPVNDPADLGNVHLRTGDGRFVPLSTIATVTEEAIAPNLSRESQSRAVGLSADLTPGYAIGDGWQDVVEFARPLLPAGVQIVPLAEAATLQQTSSGLALVFAFAIVVVFLVLAAQFESFVSALIILVTVPFGLACAVYALLLFGESLNLYSQIGLVLLVGIMAKNGILVVEFANQLREQGRSVREAVEEAALIRLRPVMMTMIATIVGGVPLIVSSGAGAEARMSLGYVIVGGLGLSTLATLFLTPIAYLALARFSRPAGETEAALERDLDEGEAKGIA; encoded by the coding sequence ATGAGCGGCGGGCGCGTCCGCGACGGGGTCACCAAGTTCACCTCGCTGTTCATCCGTCGCCCGGTCCTGACGCTGGTTCTCAATCTTCTCATCGTCGTCGCCGGACTTGCGGCCCTCCAGTCCGTCGAAATCCGCGAACTGCCGAACGTCGACCGGCCGGTCATCACCGTGTCCACGACGTTCGAAAGCGCCTCCCCCGAGGCGGTCGACAGGCAGGTGACGAGCGAGGTGGAAAGCGCTGTCGCGCGCGTGCCGGGCATCGTCTCCATTTCGTCCACCTCGCGGCTCGGCAACAGCCGTGTCGTGATCGAGTTTTCCAGCTCGACGGACCTCAACGTCGCCGCGAGCGACGTCACCAATGCCGTTGCCGCCATCGCCAACCGCCTGCCCGACGATGCCGACGAGCCCCGCATCGTCAAGGCGGATGCCGATGCCGACGCCATGATGCGCCTTGCTGTCCTGTCCCCCCACATGCGCATCGAGGACATGACCGATCTCGTCGACGACCAGATCGCCAATCGCATCGCCGCCGTCGAGGGTGTAGCGGAAGTGACGTTGACAGGTGAGCGCGAGCGGCAGGTCTATATCGACATTCGCCCGGACGAACTGGCAACGCGGGGCCTGACACTCGGCGATCTGTCGAATGCGCTGGCCAACGCTTCGATGGACGTGCCGGCGGGTGCACTGGAATCGGCAACCCAGAAGCTCGTCGTCCGCGCCGACGCCAGCCTTGCCGATCCGGCGTCCTTCGCCAACGTCATGCTGGACAGGAAGACGCGCCTGTCCGACGTTGCCAATATCCGCTTCGGTCCGGACGAGGCATCCTCGAAGCTGCGCGTCAACGGACAGACCGGCATCGGCCTCGACATCGTGCGGCAGGCCGGTGCGTCCACGATCGCCATATCCGAAGGCGTTCGCGCCGCCGCCGAAGAGTTGAACGCCGGCTTCAGCGACGGCACCCGCGTCGTCGTCATCAGCGACGAGGCCGTCTTCATCAACGGCTCGATCCATGAGGTGGAGCTGACGCTGGCGCTGGCGGTGCTGATCGTCGTCGCCGTGATCTATCTGTTCCTGCTGTCGATGCGGGCGACATTGATCCCCACCGTGACGATTCCGATCGCACTGATCGGCGTCGTCGCGTGCATCTATCTCGCCGGCTTCTCCATCAATATCATCACTCTGTTGGCGTTGGTTCTGGCCACCGGCCTGGTGGTGGACGACGCCATCATCGTCCTGGAAAACATCGTGCGCCGCCGCGACATGGGCCTGACCCCGCAGGCCGCCGCCGTCGTCGGCACGCGCGAAGTCTTCTTCGCCGTCATTTCCACGACAGCGACGCTGGCCGCCGTCTTCGTTCCGATCTCCTTCCTGCCCGGCGTCGCGGGCGGCCTGTTCCGGGAATTCGGCTTCGTGCTGGCCCTGGCGGTCACCTTGTCCAGCTTCATCGCCCTGACCCTGTGCCCCATGCTGGCGTCCCGCATCATCGGGACACGCAAAGAGGAAACCGCCCCCGGCCGCTTCAAGCGCGGCACGATGGCGATCGGCAATCGCCTTGCGGGCCTTTATGCGCGGTTGCTTCGCCTGTCGCTGCGCTTTCCACTCATCGTGGTCGCCGTCTCGGTCGTCTTCGCGGGGATCGCCGCGCTCGCCTATCGCAACATCCCCCAGCAGCTGACGCCCGCCGAAGATCGCGGAACGGTCCTGATGATGATCTCGGCGCCGCAAAGCGCCAGCCTCGATTATCTCGACGCGCAGATGCGGCGGGTCGAGGCCGTCGTCATGCCCTATGTCGAGCATGGCGAGGCGACCAGCGTCTACGCCCGGATCGGCATCTTCACCGGCAACTCGGCCTTCATGGTGATGCCCCTGACGGGCTGGAACCATCGAGAGCGCAGTCAGCAGCAGATCGCGGATGAGCTGAATGCGGCGTTCGCCGAGATCCCGGGCGTCCAGGCGCGGGTGATCCAGCCCAATTCCCTCGGCATCCGGGGTGGCGGGCGCGGCCTGCAATTCGCGCTGACGGGCATCAGCTACGATGTCCTGTCCGACACGGCCGAGCGCCTGCGCGACGCCATGGCCGAGGACGGGCGCTGGGGCCGTGTCCAACTCGCCTACGATACGACGCAGCCGCAGCTCTCCGTGGCCATCGACCGCGAGCGCGCCTCGGATCTCGGCATCGACATCGACGGGCTGGCGACGGCGGTCCAGGCGCTGCTGGACGGGCGGGAGATCGGCACGACCTTCGTGGACGACCGCTCCGTTCCCATCCGCCTGGTCTCTTCCGCCGTGCCGGTTAACGACCCTGCCGATCTCGGCAACGTCCATCTGCGCACCGGTGACGGCCGCTTCGTGCCGCTGTCGACCATCGCCACCGTCACGGAAGAGGCGATCGCACCCAATCTCTCGCGGGAAAGCCAGAGCCGCGCCGTCGGCCTGTCGGCCGACCTGACGCCCGGCTATGCCATCGGCGACGGCTGGCAGGATGTCGTCGAATTTGCCCGGCCGCTGCTGCCGGCCGGGGTGCAGATCGTTCCGCTGGCCGAAGCGGCGACGCTGCAGCAGACGTCCAGCGGCCTCGCGCTCGTCTTCGCCTTCGCCATCGTCGTCGTGTTCCTGGTCCTGGCCGCCCAGTTCGAAAGTTTCGTCTCGGCGCTCATCATCCTCGTTACCGTGCCCTTCGGGCTTGCCTGCGCGGTCTACGCGCTGCTTCTCTTCGGCGAGAGCCTGAACCTCTACAGCCAGATCGGCCTTGTCCTCCTGGTCGGCATCATGGCCAAGAACGGCATCCTTGTGGTCGAGTTCGCAAACCAGCTCCGCGAACAGGGGCGCAGCGTGCGCGAGGCCGTCGAGGAGGCCGCCCTGATCCGGCTACGGCCGGTGATGATGACGATGATCGCAACCATCGTCGGCGGCGTGCCGCTGATCGTCTCTTCGGGAGCGGGCGCCGAAGCCAGAATGTCGCTCGGCTACGTCATCGTCGGCGGTCTGGGCCTGTCGACGCTGGCGACGCTGTTCCTGACGCCCATCGCCTATCTTGCGCTTGCGCGCTTCTCGCGACCCGCCGGAGAAACCGAGGCGGCGCTGGAGCGCGACCTCGACGAGGGAGAAGCGAAGGGAATCGCCTGA
- a CDS encoding sigma-70 family RNA polymerase sigma factor, with amino-acid sequence MSENPDFRKELISIIPSLRAFAASLAGNFDRADDLVQETLVKAWDKQHTFQPGTNLKAWLFTILRNEFYTQMRKKGREVQDVDGIHAMQLAGHPEQQGHLDLQDFRKALDLLPDDQREALVLIGASGFSYEEAAEICKCAVGTIKSRVSRARTRLAETLGIEGDGEYGPDSISSQIIGVAPAA; translated from the coding sequence ATGAGCGAAAACCCGGACTTCAGAAAAGAACTCATTTCGATAATCCCGAGCCTGCGCGCCTTCGCGGCGTCGCTGGCGGGAAACTTCGACCGGGCCGACGACCTGGTTCAGGAAACGCTGGTGAAGGCCTGGGACAAGCAGCATACCTTCCAGCCCGGCACCAACCTGAAGGCGTGGCTGTTCACCATCCTGCGCAACGAATTCTACACGCAGATGCGCAAGAAGGGCCGGGAAGTACAGGATGTCGACGGCATTCATGCAATGCAGCTTGCCGGCCATCCGGAGCAGCAGGGCCATCTGGACCTGCAGGATTTCCGCAAGGCGCTGGACCTGTTGCCCGACGACCAGCGCGAGGCGCTCGTACTGATCGGCGCGTCCGGCTTCTCCTACGAGGAGGCGGCGGAAATCTGCAAATGCGCTGTCGGCACCATCAAAAGCCGTGTTTCGCGTGCCCGCACGCGGCTTGCCGAGACGCTTGGCATCGAGGGAGACGGGGAATACGGTCCCGACTCGATCTCGTCGCAGATCATCGGCGTCGCCCCGGCTGCCTGA
- a CDS encoding efflux RND transporter periplasmic adaptor subunit, with amino-acid sequence MALLRQTLASIAVLAVIAIVALWAFEAPGRFLLSHREVLPGPLIRVVEAVSRAGDKVGPTSVTAGDALSRTLVVTDAATPDRTRDRLRVIGTGQAVSTVAIHPDASGLITEVRFRSGDRVQQGQVLAVLQSDAETVAVERARIALEAAQDQVRRYRALLNSNSITSVQFDEVRRAAEAAALDLRAAEIALDDRRIVAPIGGIVGLVTIEPGSYVSSDTLVATVDDRAKLKVMISVPEAFVPEIAIGHAVTATPTTRTGRTYDGEITALDNRIDETSRTLRAEATVDNSSDILRPGMSFTVDIAFNGQDYLSVDALAIQWERAGPFVWTVDDGQARKARIEIIERNVDRVLVASQSLVAGQPVVIEGVQQLREGSPVRVNDPEALPDVPQAPEGTPTVDRDGSLERNRAGLAPAGRLADSRAATR; translated from the coding sequence ATGGCACTTCTTCGTCAAACCTTGGCGAGCATCGCCGTTCTGGCCGTTATCGCCATCGTTGCCCTTTGGGCGTTCGAGGCCCCCGGTCGGTTCCTCCTGTCGCATCGCGAGGTGCTGCCCGGCCCGCTTATCCGTGTGGTGGAGGCCGTTTCGCGCGCCGGGGACAAGGTTGGTCCGACATCCGTGACCGCCGGCGACGCCCTGTCGCGCACGCTGGTCGTCACCGACGCGGCAACGCCCGACCGCACACGCGACAGGCTGCGGGTCATCGGCACCGGCCAGGCCGTGTCCACCGTTGCAATCCATCCCGACGCGTCGGGCCTCATCACCGAGGTCCGCTTCCGCTCCGGCGACCGCGTACAGCAGGGCCAGGTCCTGGCCGTCCTGCAGAGTGACGCGGAGACAGTCGCCGTCGAGCGGGCCCGGATCGCGCTGGAGGCCGCGCAGGATCAGGTGCGGCGCTATCGCGCGCTCCTCAATTCCAACTCCATCACCTCAGTGCAGTTCGACGAGGTTCGGCGCGCGGCGGAAGCCGCCGCGCTGGACCTGCGAGCCGCCGAGATCGCCCTGGACGACAGGCGCATCGTGGCTCCGATCGGCGGCATCGTCGGCCTCGTCACCATCGAACCCGGCAGCTACGTGTCCAGCGACACGCTTGTCGCCACCGTGGACGATCGCGCAAAACTCAAGGTGATGATCTCGGTGCCGGAGGCTTTCGTTCCGGAAATCGCCATCGGCCACGCCGTCACCGCGACGCCGACTACGCGGACCGGCCGCACCTACGATGGCGAGATCACCGCTCTGGATAATCGCATCGACGAGACCAGCCGCACGTTGCGCGCCGAAGCGACGGTCGACAACAGTTCCGATATCCTGCGTCCGGGCATGTCCTTCACGGTCGATATCGCCTTCAACGGCCAGGACTACCTGTCCGTCGACGCGCTTGCGATCCAGTGGGAGCGCGCCGGCCCCTTCGTCTGGACCGTCGACGACGGCCAGGCGCGCAAGGCGCGGATCGAGATTATCGAGCGCAATGTGGACCGCGTCCTGGTTGCCTCGCAAAGCCTTGTGGCCGGCCAGCCGGTCGTGATCGAGGGGGTCCAGCAATTGCGTGAGGGATCGCCCGTGCGCGTCAACGATCCCGAGGCGTTGCCGGACGTGCCCCAGGCGCCGGAAGGCACGCCCACCGTAGACCGCGATGGCAGCCTCGAGCGAAATCGTGCCGGGCTGGCCCCGGCCGGCCGCCTTGCCGACAGCCGGGCCGCGACACGATGA
- a CDS encoding response regulator, with protein sequence MSMSSRIAPHIPYLRRYARALTGSQASGDAYVAAVLEALIAEPSLFDTQESPRISLYRLFSSLWQSLDVNIREDAPVSAWEEKASRNLRAISPLPRQAFLLVAVEGFTTGEAALILNTSEAEFSRLIDQASADIGRQVSTNIMIIEDEPLIAMDIEQMVESLGHGVTGIARTHQEAIKLFEEQKPGMVLADIQLADGSSGIDAVNDILSRVSVPVIFITAFPERLLTGERPEPTFLVTKPFNPDMVKALISQALFFETDKKAAA encoded by the coding sequence ATGTCGATGTCGTCGCGCATTGCGCCGCACATTCCTTACCTGCGCAGGTACGCCCGCGCGCTCACCGGTTCTCAGGCCAGCGGCGATGCCTATGTGGCTGCCGTTCTGGAAGCCTTGATCGCAGAGCCGAGCCTGTTCGACACGCAGGAAAGCCCGCGCATTTCGCTTTACCGCCTGTTCTCGTCGCTCTGGCAGTCGCTGGACGTCAACATCCGCGAGGATGCACCCGTATCCGCCTGGGAAGAGAAGGCCTCGCGGAACCTGCGCGCCATCTCGCCCCTGCCGCGGCAGGCCTTTCTGCTCGTCGCCGTCGAAGGTTTCACCACCGGCGAGGCCGCGCTGATTCTCAATACCTCCGAAGCTGAGTTCTCCCGCCTGATCGACCAGGCGAGCGCGGACATCGGCCGGCAGGTGTCCACGAACATCATGATCATCGAGGACGAACCTCTGATCGCGATGGATATCGAGCAGATGGTGGAAAGCCTCGGCCATGGCGTGACGGGCATCGCCCGGACGCACCAGGAGGCGATCAAGCTGTTCGAGGAGCAGAAGCCCGGCATGGTGCTGGCCGATATCCAACTGGCGGACGGCAGCTCGGGGATCGATGCGGTCAACGATATCCTGTCGCGGGTTTCCGTCCCGGTGATCTTCATCACCGCCTTCCCGGAGCGGCTCCTGACCGGCGAGCGCCCCGAGCCGACCTTCCTGGTTACCAAGCCCTTCAACCCGGACATGGTGAAGGCGCTGATCAGCCAGGCATTGTTCTTCGAGACCGACAAGAAGGCGGCTGCGTGA
- a CDS encoding ATP-binding cassette domain-containing protein — protein sequence MAPPPLLRLDGIRLTFGGTPLLAGVELNVLPQDRIALVGRNGSGKSTLLKIAAGLVEADKGEVFRQPGATVRYLAQEPDFGDAQSVESYIAAGLGPADDRWRVTRLMDGLGLKADARPQDLSGGEARRAALARVLAPEPDIILLDEPTNHLDLPTIEWLEEEVRGLRSAVVIISHDRRFLERTTNATVWIDRGTARRLNEGFAAFEAWRDKALEEEEIQLQKMDRKIEREEHWLRYGVTARRTRNERRLAALHQMRADRRDARRAIGTVEMSAGETRESGKLVIEARNISKAYGDRVLVRDFSARIQRGDRLGLVGPNGAGKTTLLKMLIGETQPDSGEVRQGTRLDIAFLDQKRTRLRDDVAVVDALTDGRGDQVVVNGEARHVAGYLKDFLFQPEQIRTPVGNLSGGERARLLLAKVLATPANFLVLDEPTNDLDMETLDLLQELIANYPGTVLLVSHDRDFLDRTVTSVISPEADGRWLEYAGGYSDMLAQKRGAAKEAARPAKAREQRDARPEAKASTGPAKLSFKQKYALESLPKEMAALEAAIAAAEAEMADPNLFNRAPDRFNQLAAIIDEKRAALASAEDQWLELEMLKAELEG from the coding sequence ATGGCCCCTCCTCCGCTCCTCCGCCTCGATGGCATCCGACTCACCTTCGGCGGCACGCCGCTTCTTGCCGGCGTGGAGCTCAACGTTCTGCCGCAGGACCGCATCGCGCTTGTCGGACGCAACGGGTCGGGCAAGTCCACGCTTTTGAAGATCGCCGCCGGACTGGTCGAGGCGGACAAGGGCGAGGTCTTCCGCCAGCCGGGCGCGACGGTGCGCTATCTGGCGCAGGAACCCGATTTCGGCGATGCCCAAAGCGTCGAATCCTACATTGCCGCGGGCCTCGGGCCCGCCGACGACCGGTGGCGGGTGACGCGGTTGATGGACGGCCTGGGGCTCAAGGCCGATGCCCGCCCCCAGGACCTGTCGGGCGGCGAGGCGCGCCGCGCCGCGCTGGCTCGCGTGCTGGCGCCCGAGCCCGACATCATCCTTCTGGACGAGCCGACGAACCATCTCGACCTGCCGACCATCGAGTGGCTTGAAGAAGAGGTGCGCGGCCTGCGCAGCGCCGTCGTCATCATCAGCCACGACCGGCGTTTCCTGGAACGCACCACCAACGCCACCGTCTGGATCGATCGCGGCACGGCGCGTCGGCTGAACGAAGGCTTCGCCGCCTTCGAGGCCTGGCGCGACAAGGCGCTGGAAGAAGAAGAAATCCAGCTGCAGAAGATGGATCGCAAGATCGAGCGGGAAGAGCATTGGCTGCGCTACGGCGTCACGGCGCGCCGCACCCGCAACGAGCGCCGGCTTGCCGCCTTGCACCAGATGCGCGCCGACCGGCGCGATGCGCGGCGCGCCATCGGCACCGTGGAAATGAGTGCCGGCGAAACGCGGGAAAGCGGCAAGCTCGTCATCGAGGCACGCAACATCAGCAAGGCCTATGGCGACCGGGTCCTGGTGCGCGATTTCTCGGCCCGCATCCAGCGCGGCGACAGGCTGGGCCTGGTGGGGCCGAACGGCGCGGGCAAGACCACCCTTCTCAAGATGCTGATCGGCGAGACGCAGCCCGATTCGGGCGAGGTGCGTCAGGGTACGCGCCTCGACATCGCCTTTCTCGACCAGAAGCGCACACGCCTGCGCGACGACGTGGCCGTGGTGGACGCCCTCACCGACGGGCGCGGCGACCAGGTCGTCGTCAACGGAGAGGCCCGGCATGTCGCCGGCTATCTCAAGGACTTCCTGTTCCAGCCCGAGCAGATCCGCACGCCCGTCGGCAATCTGTCCGGCGGCGAACGGGCCAGGCTCCTGCTGGCCAAGGTGCTGGCCACTCCCGCCAATTTCCTGGTGCTGGACGAGCCGACCAACGATCTCGACATGGAAACGCTGGATCTCCTGCAGGAGTTGATCGCCAACTATCCGGGCACCGTGCTGCTGGTCAGCCACGATCGCGATTTCCTCGACAGGACCGTGACCAGCGTGATCTCGCCCGAGGCGGACGGACGCTGGCTGGAATATGCGGGCGGCTACTCCGACATGCTGGCGCAGAAACGCGGAGCGGCCAAGGAAGCCGCCAGGCCGGCGAAAGCGCGCGAGCAGCGGGACGCAAGGCCTGAGGCGAAGGCCAGCACCGGCCCGGCCAAACTATCGTTCAAGCAGAAGTACGCGCTCGAGAGCCTGCCCAAGGAAATGGCCGCGCTGGAGGCGGCCATTGCCGCGGCGGAGGCCGAAATGGCCGATCCGAACCTTTTCAACCGCGCACCCGATCGCTTCAACCAGCTTGCCGCGATCATCGACGAAAAGCGCGCCGCGCTGGCTTCCGCCGAAGACCAATGGCTGGAGCTGGAAATGCTGAAGGCAGAGCTGGAAGGCTGA
- a CDS encoding diacylglycerol kinase family protein, protein MDIHVILNRTGGTLRTTDLDLLTALIRDEFTLHGHRVEIEVVDGHDIAQALRQAAARTDIDVMMVGGGDGTVSGAAGAVAGTDIALAVLPAGTMNLYARTLQIPLELSAAVNALASGIIVDVDIAMVNDKPFVHQFAVGVHARMVRMREKFDYGSRVGKMWASTKAVMMTLQSLPLVRLDVEIDGKLEKIETPAVAVSNNIYGDGHLPFADNPRGGTLGVYICRTKDRAEVARLALDVWRGRWKENPSLTVLQAQQVELYYPGISRDKRAVRDGELESLEPKSIVSIRRGGLRVLVPDEASYL, encoded by the coding sequence ATGGACATACATGTCATTCTGAACCGCACGGGTGGAACGCTGAGAACGACAGACCTCGATCTTCTGACGGCGCTCATCCGCGACGAGTTCACACTGCATGGCCACCGGGTCGAGATCGAGGTCGTGGATGGTCATGATATTGCGCAGGCGCTCAGGCAGGCGGCGGCGCGCACCGACATCGACGTCATGATGGTAGGGGGCGGGGATGGCACGGTAAGCGGCGCGGCGGGCGCAGTTGCCGGCACCGACATCGCGCTGGCCGTCCTGCCGGCCGGCACGATGAACCTTTACGCACGTACCCTGCAGATCCCGCTGGAACTGTCGGCCGCGGTGAACGCACTGGCGTCGGGTATCATTGTCGATGTCGATATCGCCATGGTGAACGACAAGCCATTCGTCCACCAGTTCGCCGTCGGGGTTCACGCACGGATGGTGCGCATGCGGGAGAAATTCGATTATGGCTCGCGCGTCGGCAAGATGTGGGCATCGACCAAGGCGGTCATGATGACGCTGCAGAGCCTGCCGCTCGTGCGCCTCGATGTCGAGATCGACGGAAAGCTCGAAAAAATCGAGACCCCCGCCGTCGCCGTGTCGAACAATATTTACGGGGACGGCCATCTGCCCTTCGCCGACAACCCGAGGGGAGGCACGCTCGGCGTCTATATCTGCCGCACCAAGGACAGGGCCGAAGTGGCGAGGCTGGCATTGGATGTCTGGCGTGGACGCTGGAAGGAGAACCCGTCGCTGACGGTGCTGCAGGCCCAGCAGGTGGAGTTGTATTATCCGGGCATATCGCGCGACAAGCGGGCTGTGCGCGACGGCGAGCTGGAATCGCTGGAGCCGAAATCGATCGTCAGCATCCGACGGGGTGGCCTCAGGGTTCTGGTGCCCGACGAGGCGTCCTACCTGTAA
- a CDS encoding DUF1328 family protein — translation MLEWIVILLIVAAIASLLGFRGVAGASAGLARILIFIVLAGILLLLLFGVIVFA, via the coding sequence ATGCTCGAGTGGATCGTCATACTTCTCATCGTTGCCGCCATCGCAAGCCTTCTCGGTTTTCGCGGGGTTGCGGGTGCATCGGCCGGCCTGGCCAGGATCCTGATTTTCATCGTCCTGGCCGGTATTCTTCTGCTGCTTCTCTTCGGGGTGATCGTGTTCGCCTGA
- a CDS encoding PRC-barrel domain-containing protein produces the protein MLRKLLATSAMATLLATGAIAQEANTPAATEAAPAATETGSMATEPATAPAGHSAASFDYLTALSAGQHLSDDMVGAEVMMQGATDQQAGEIQNLVVGADGTVLAAVLRTGDALGDESRDVAVPFDKFEWSMNENNEPTATLTATVDEIAAAPTFTSDDDTAAATTGTMAPAGGTATTPAPAGEMAATPAPAGEMAATPAPAGEMAATPAPGSTTETPATTTAQTGMGGEYLATLAADQYLADDLVGDSVYTGPTNDSDNIGNINNLVINEDGTIAGLIVGVGGFLGIGEKNVGVPFDAVALTNNEEGEQHASLVVTREDLDAAPAFDNDASEDMAAAPAATETSPAGTTGGTMAAGTGMAAGTAAGTGTAATPAETDTTTTASTGGTSRPADLTPVAGAELTADNLIGTTVYGPDDSSIGSIGDIALTPEGQVDAVIVDVGGFLGIGAKPVAVAMDNLQFMRDSGGSMYLTTDFTQDELEAAPEYNRDTYADSRDTMRIQSGSTAQ, from the coding sequence ATGCTACGTAAACTTCTTGCTACTTCCGCCATGGCAACGCTGCTCGCGACCGGCGCCATCGCGCAGGAAGCCAATACGCCGGCAGCCACCGAAGCTGCCCCCGCCGCAACCGAAACCGGCTCCATGGCCACTGAACCGGCAACCGCGCCGGCAGGGCATTCCGCTGCGTCCTTCGACTACCTTACCGCCCTTTCCGCAGGTCAGCACCTGTCCGATGACATGGTCGGCGCCGAAGTCATGATGCAGGGTGCCACCGACCAGCAGGCCGGCGAGATCCAGAACCTGGTGGTGGGCGCGGATGGAACGGTCCTGGCGGCCGTACTGCGGACCGGCGATGCACTCGGTGACGAGTCCCGCGATGTCGCCGTACCGTTCGACAAGTTCGAGTGGTCGATGAATGAAAACAACGAGCCGACGGCCACGCTGACTGCGACGGTCGACGAGATTGCGGCTGCGCCGACTTTCACCAGCGACGATGACACCGCCGCCGCCACGACCGGCACCATGGCCCCGGCGGGTGGCACCGCGACAACCCCGGCCCCTGCCGGCGAAATGGCTGCGACACCGGCCCCGGCTGGCGAAATGGCCGCGACACCGGCGCCGGCTGGCGAAATGGCCGCGACACCGGCGCCGGGAAGCACCACGGAGACGCCGGCAACCACGACGGCGCAGACCGGCATGGGCGGCGAATACCTGGCGACACTCGCCGCCGACCAGTATCTGGCCGACGACCTTGTCGGCGACAGTGTCTACACCGGCCCGACGAACGATTCCGACAATATCGGCAACATCAACAACCTCGTCATCAACGAAGACGGCACCATTGCCGGCCTGATCGTCGGCGTCGGAGGCTTCCTCGGCATCGGCGAAAAGAATGTCGGCGTCCCGTTCGATGCCGTCGCCCTGACCAACAACGAAGAAGGCGAGCAGCATGCAAGCCTGGTCGTGACCCGTGAGGATCTCGACGCCGCTCCGGCCTTCGACAACGACGCTTCCGAAGACATGGCGGCCGCACCGGCAGCCACGGAAACGAGCCCGGCCGGCACTACGGGTGGCACGATGGCGGCCGGAACCGGGATGGCCGCCGGCACGGCCGCGGGTACCGGCACGGCGGCAACCCCGGCCGAGACGGACACGACCACTACGGCCTCGACCGGCGGGACGAGCCGTCCGGCCGACCTGACGCCCGTTGCCGGTGCCGAGCTGACGGCCGACAATCTGATCGGCACCACGGTCTACGGCCCGGATGACAGCTCCATCGGCAGCATCGGCGATATCGCCCTGACGCCTGAGGGCCAGGTCGATGCCGTTATCGTCGATGTCGGCGGCTTCCTCGGCATCGGCGCCAAGCCGGTCGCCGTCGCCATGGACAACCTTCAGTTCATGCGCGACTCCGGCGGGTCCATGTACCTGACGACCGACTTCACGCAGGACGAGTTGGAAGCGGCGCCGGAATACAACCGCGACACCTACGCCGACAGCCGCGACACGATGCGGATCCAAAGCGGCTCCACAGCGCAGTAA
- a CDS encoding NepR family anti-sigma factor: MEDQRKPAEAPKGGERKDETALGASNAIGRRLKAYYEDVASEPVPDRFLSLLDALDAAEKGGSKSGMGD; encoded by the coding sequence ATGGAAGACCAGAGAAAGCCGGCGGAAGCGCCCAAAGGCGGCGAGCGCAAGGACGAGACCGCCCTAGGTGCCAGCAACGCCATCGGGCGGCGGCTGAAGGCCTATTACGAAGATGTCGCCAGCGAGCCGGTGCCGGATCGGTTCCTGTCGCTCCTCGACGCCCTGGATGCCGCGGAAAAGGGCGGTTCGAAATCCGGTATGGGAGACTGA